A stretch of Haloprofundus halophilus DNA encodes these proteins:
- a CDS encoding luciferase domain-containing protein: protein MSSTTPSREQLVDELTATAATWPGIEVAPHRFEGNEFTLGPREVGHVHRFGILDINYPRRLRDTLIDEGRTGEHHVVPDSGWTTFRIRTGADLEPARWLLRLSYLYHVATLRRRPELAGVVGDVDVEGELDAMSPSPRVRESFDRVLD, encoded by the coding sequence ATGAGTTCGACCACACCGTCTCGCGAGCAACTCGTCGACGAACTGACCGCCACCGCCGCGACGTGGCCCGGCATCGAAGTCGCCCCGCACCGCTTCGAGGGCAACGAGTTCACGCTCGGCCCCCGCGAGGTCGGTCACGTCCACCGATTCGGTATCCTCGACATCAACTACCCAAGACGGCTCCGCGACACCCTCATCGACGAGGGACGAACGGGCGAACACCACGTCGTCCCCGACTCCGGGTGGACGACGTTCCGCATTCGGACCGGCGCTGACCTCGAACCCGCGCGGTGGCTCCTGCGACTCTCGTATCTGTACCACGTGGCGACGTTGCGTCGACGGCCCGAACTGGCCGGCGTCGTCGGCGACGTAGACGTCGAGGGCGAACTCGACGCGATGAGTCCGAGTCCACGCGTGCGAGAGAGCTTCGACCGCGTGCTGGACTGA
- a CDS encoding DUF7511 domain-containing protein, producing the protein MSLHTSDDLSDVPAAHDYQLDGRSFDLHSVTVRYGNDPDRCTIYPRDTPVEERVTVWLTADRDAFVGLEEMR; encoded by the coding sequence ATGAGCCTACACACGAGCGACGACCTGTCCGACGTTCCCGCTGCGCACGACTACCAACTGGACGGCCGCTCGTTCGACCTCCACAGCGTCACCGTTCGGTACGGAAACGACCCCGACCGGTGTACCATCTACCCCCGCGACACGCCCGTCGAAGAGCGAGTGACCGTCTGGCTCACCGCCGACCGCGACGCGTTCGTCGGCCTCGAAGAGATGCGCTAA
- a CDS encoding CRTAC1 family protein encodes MFEERSDLLATNPSFKGYGAAVTVGPQGPLTYVTSSSGANRLLRWDADGGGDGALVDIATGIIADRKRRGIAVAAADVDGDGREEVYVQNAGGYGRMGGAVDRLFDCDGTEWIDAFSLEVNAGRSNRRDGWSVAAVDRHGTGRYGLLVASDGSPMRCYELGDDGEVTDMAESVGLDVEANVRALASGPLVTERMDVFAATERGPNRLLRNDGGQFTDVAAESGVADATCDARCLSFVGSGAEPTGEFVCGNWEGPTRLFARTDDRFRDVAPPELAQPTRTRSVVAADFDNDGSLELFVNALGAPNRLFERSDGTWRRVGAGEALEPKGLGTGATAADFDGDGTLELLVVHGEAGAQPLSIFRAPNDNDWLRVRPLTEAGAPARGASVTLETTDGVQSRLVDAGSGGHSQSEPVAHFGLGDATPSRLVTRWPDGRVRVDDDPVPRTEQTVAHPAG; translated from the coding sequence GTGTTCGAGGAGCGCTCCGACTTACTCGCGACTAATCCGTCGTTCAAGGGGTACGGCGCTGCGGTCACGGTCGGACCGCAGGGACCGCTCACGTACGTCACCTCCAGCAGCGGTGCGAACAGGCTGCTCAGATGGGACGCGGACGGGGGAGGCGACGGCGCGCTCGTCGATATCGCCACCGGCATCATCGCCGACAGAAAGCGACGCGGCATCGCCGTCGCCGCCGCCGACGTCGACGGCGACGGCCGCGAGGAGGTGTACGTTCAGAACGCGGGCGGCTACGGCCGGATGGGCGGCGCGGTCGACCGCCTCTTCGACTGCGACGGCACCGAGTGGATCGACGCCTTCTCGCTGGAAGTCAACGCCGGACGGAGCAACCGACGAGACGGCTGGTCGGTCGCCGCCGTCGACCGGCACGGCACCGGTCGGTACGGGCTGCTCGTCGCGAGCGACGGATCGCCGATGCGCTGTTACGAACTCGGTGACGACGGGGAGGTGACCGACATGGCGGAGTCGGTCGGCCTGGACGTCGAAGCGAACGTCCGCGCGCTCGCGAGCGGGCCGCTCGTCACCGAGCGGATGGACGTGTTCGCGGCGACCGAACGCGGCCCGAACCGTCTGCTGCGAAACGACGGTGGTCAGTTCACCGACGTGGCCGCCGAGAGCGGCGTCGCCGACGCCACCTGCGACGCTCGCTGTCTCTCCTTCGTCGGGTCGGGTGCCGAGCCGACCGGTGAGTTCGTCTGCGGCAACTGGGAGGGACCGACGCGGCTGTTCGCTCGAACCGACGACCGATTCCGCGACGTCGCGCCGCCGGAACTCGCACAGCCGACCCGTACTCGTTCGGTCGTCGCCGCGGACTTCGACAACGACGGGTCGCTCGAACTGTTCGTCAACGCCCTCGGCGCACCGAACCGGCTGTTCGAGCGGTCGGACGGCACGTGGCGACGCGTCGGCGCCGGCGAAGCGCTCGAACCGAAGGGACTGGGGACGGGCGCGACCGCCGCAGACTTCGACGGCGACGGGACGCTCGAACTGCTCGTCGTCCACGGCGAGGCCGGGGCGCAACCGCTCTCGATTTTCCGCGCGCCGAACGACAACGACTGGCTCAGAGTCCGACCGCTCACCGAGGCGGGCGCGCCCGCCCGCGGCGCGAGCGTCACGCTGGAGACGACCGACGGCGTCCAGTCCCGCCTCGTCGACGCCGGAAGCGGCGGCCACAGCCAGTCGGAACCCGTCGCGCACTTCGGTCTCGGCGACGCGACGCCGTCGCGTCTCGTCACGCGGTGGCCCGACGGCCGCGTCCGCGTCGACGACGACCCCGTCCCACGTACCGAGCAAACCGTCGCGCACCCGGCCGGGTGA
- a CDS encoding amidohydrolase, protein MSDVPVRNRLRELRRQFHRYPEPAWCEYYTTSRIVDEVERIGVDRLHVGTEAYASEHRMAVPDDTTLREWYDRAADAGARLDVLESTAGGHTGCIAVLEKGTDGPTVALRVDIDALPQREADDSEHLPAVEGFRSTNEGVMHACGHDAHITLGLGVLDAVKRSDEFDGTFKLIFQPAEERAGGGKPMALSRHVDDVDYFLALHVGLGHPTGDVVGGIVKPLAVANFEARFHGESAHSGKNPNRGRNAMQAASAAVQNLYSIARHAEGMTRINVGRIDGGTAPNIIAEEVRIEGEVRGETNELLQFLRAETERIVDAAAEMHSCVGEFEITGEAPRADSDPDFSRSIADVARKHDSVTNATATSEFGASEDATYLMKAVEERGGTASYAIVGTDHPAPHHSSRFDVDERSLSIGVEVVSEAVTTLGS, encoded by the coding sequence ATGAGTGACGTGCCCGTTCGGAATCGACTGCGCGAGCTTCGCCGGCAGTTCCACCGGTACCCGGAGCCCGCGTGGTGTGAGTACTACACGACGAGTCGCATCGTCGACGAGGTGGAACGAATCGGCGTCGACCGACTCCACGTCGGAACGGAGGCGTACGCGAGCGAACACCGGATGGCCGTTCCGGACGACACGACGCTCCGAGAGTGGTACGACCGCGCCGCGGACGCCGGAGCACGGCTGGACGTTCTGGAATCGACGGCGGGCGGACACACGGGATGCATCGCGGTCCTCGAGAAGGGCACCGACGGCCCGACGGTCGCTCTCCGCGTCGACATCGATGCGCTCCCTCAACGGGAAGCGGACGACTCGGAACACCTGCCCGCAGTCGAGGGGTTCCGGTCGACGAACGAGGGCGTGATGCACGCCTGTGGTCACGACGCGCACATCACGCTGGGACTCGGCGTGCTCGACGCCGTGAAGCGGAGCGACGAGTTCGACGGGACGTTCAAGCTCATCTTCCAGCCCGCCGAGGAGCGCGCCGGCGGCGGAAAACCGATGGCGCTCTCTCGACACGTCGACGACGTCGATTACTTCCTCGCGCTCCACGTCGGTCTGGGTCACCCGACGGGGGACGTCGTCGGTGGAATCGTGAAACCACTCGCCGTCGCGAACTTCGAGGCCCGATTCCACGGCGAGTCCGCTCACTCGGGAAAGAACCCGAATCGGGGGCGAAACGCCATGCAAGCGGCGTCAGCGGCCGTCCAGAACTTGTACTCGATAGCCCGCCACGCCGAGGGGATGACTCGAATCAACGTCGGCCGCATCGACGGCGGAACCGCGCCGAACATCATCGCCGAGGAGGTGCGTATCGAAGGGGAGGTCCGCGGAGAGACGAACGAACTCCTCCAATTTCTGCGCGCGGAGACGGAACGAATCGTCGACGCGGCCGCCGAGATGCACTCCTGCGTCGGCGAGTTCGAGATCACGGGCGAAGCGCCACGAGCCGACAGCGACCCCGATTTTAGCCGGAGTATCGCCGACGTCGCGCGGAAACACGACTCCGTCACGAACGCCACGGCGACGAGCGAGTTCGGGGCGAGCGAGGACGCCACCTACCTCATGAAGGCCGTCGAGGAACGGGGCGGGACGGCCTCGTACGCGATCGTCGGTACCGACCACCCCGCGCCGCATCACTCGAGCAGGTTCGACGTCGACGAACGAAGCTTGAGTATCGGCGTCGAGGTCGTCTCCGAGGCGGTGACGACGCTCGGTTCCTGA